One Calonectris borealis chromosome 15, bCalBor7.hap1.2, whole genome shotgun sequence DNA segment encodes these proteins:
- the LOC142088935 gene encoding protocadherin alpha-2-like, with protein sequence MGVCWGPVVRVLVLQAAWALGGGQVRYSVPEEAKAGTVVGRLAQDLGLEAGEPEARRLRLVAQGRRASVEVSGASGALVVSSRLDREELCGKSAPCALRLEVLVERPLRVFHVELEVTDINDNAPLFPAARKNLSLPENSPAGSRFPLEGASDADVGANAQLSYTLSPSEHFGLEVKSKHETKMSLLLELKKSLDRETMPVHRLVLTASDGGRPSLTGTMELVISVLDANDNAPQFNQSVYKVQLPESAAPGTVFLQLTATDKDEGINREIYYSFSDSISAEVQDLFVIDRNSGEMRTAGELDFEDVQSYDLEIEARDKGWPPLSGHCSVELEVLDVNDNAPEVWVTSLSVPVPEDAAVGTVVALLSVSDRDSGANGRVRCAVRPAAPFGLVARLTGSYSLVLREALDRERVAEYEVEVRAEDGGAPPLRASRGLRVPVSDVNDNAPAFAQAVYTVLARENNAAGAELARLWARDPDEAGNGRVSYSVAEGGGGGGGAAAGGGWRPASSYVSVDAESGRLWALQPLDYEAVQVLQFEVRAVDAGEPPLCGNATVQLFVVDENDNAPALLAPAGVGPGPGAAVSAASGPGSGALWAWAAWGAPAGQVVAKIRAVDADSGYNAWLRYELWEPRGKGPFRVGLYSGEVSTARALEEADGPRQRLVIVVRDHGEPARSATATLSVSLGEAAEAALAAAGSSSSSPGAGLRPAAGTEAGAAASSSSTNVWLVVAICAVSSLFLLAVVLYGASRWAPRAAVLSGPGPATLVCASEVGSWSYSQRQSRSLCVADGAGKSDLMVFSPNFPAPPGPAAKETQPEPPALPDTVVDCIPCQ encoded by the exons atgggcGTGTGCTGGGGGCccgtggtgcgggtgctggtgctgcaggcggcctgggcgctgggcggcgggCAGGTGCGCTACTCGGTGCCGGAGGAAGCCAAGGCCGGGACGGTGGTGGGCCGGCTGGCGCAGGACCTGGGCCTGGAGGCGGGCGAGCCGGaggcgcggcggctgcggctggtggcgcagggccggcgggcgagcgtggaggtgagcggggcgagcggggcgctGGTGGTGAGCTCgcggctggaccgggaggagctgTGCGGGAAGAGCGCGCCGTGCGCCCTGcggctggaggtgctggtggagcgGCCGCTGCGCGTCTTCCACGTGGAGCTGGAGGTCACCGACATCAACGACAACGCCCCACTCTTCCCCGCCGCCCGGAAAAACCTGAGTTTACCGGAGAACTCCCCTGCGGGGTCTCGTTTCCCGCTGGAGGGCGCGTCGGATGCAGATGTCGGAGCCAACGCGCAGCTCTCCTACACACTCAGCCCCAGCGAGCATTTCGGTTTGGAAGTGAAATCCAAACACGAAACCAAAATGTCACTACTCCTCGAGTTAAAGAAATCTCTGGACCGCGAGACGATGCCCGTGCACCGTTTGGTGTTGACGGCGAGTGACGGGGGCCGGCCGTCGCTGACGGGCACGATGGAGCTGGTGATCTCGGTGCTGGACGCGAACGACAACGCGCCCCAGTTCAACCAGTCGGTGTATAAAGTGCAGCTGCCGGAGAGCGCTGCCCCCGGAACGGTGTTTCTCCAGTTAACAGCGACAGACAAAGATGAGGGAATTAACCGGGAGATATATTACTCGTTTAGCGACTCGATTTCTGCCGAAGTTCAGGACTTGTTCGTAATTGACAGAAATTCCGGGGAGATGCGGACTGCCGGGGAACTGGATTTCGAGGACGTTCAGTCGTATGACTTGGAGATCGAAGCGAGAGACAAAGGTTGGCCTCCGCTGTCGGGTCACTGCAGCGtggagctggaggtgctggacgtgaacgacaacgcgccggagGTGTGGGTGACGTCGCTgtcggtgccggtgccggagGACGCGGCGGTGGGGACGGTGGTGGCGCTGCTGAGCGTGTCGGACCGGGACTCGGGGGCGAACGGGCGGGTGCGCTGCGCGGTGCGGCCGGCGGCGCCGTTCGGGCTGGTGGCGAGGCTGACGGGCTCGTACTCGCTGGTGCTGCGGGAGGCGCTGGACCGGGAGCGGGTGGCGGAGTACGAGGTGGAGGTGCGGGCGGAGgacggcggggcgccgccgctgcgcgccagccgcgggctgcgggtgccggtgtcggacgtgaacgacaacgcgccggcgtTCGCGCAGGCCGTGTACACGGTGCTGGCGCGggagaacaacgcggcgggcgcggagctggCGCGGCTGTGGGCGCGGGACCCGGACGAGGCGGGCAACGGGCGCGTGAGCTACTCGGTGGCggagggcggtggcggcggcgggggcgcggcggcgggcggcgggtggcGTCCGGCGTCGAGCTACGTGTCGGTGGACGCGGAGAGCGGGCGGCTGTGGGCGCTGCAGCCGTTGGACTACGAGGCGGTGCAGGTGCTGCAGTTCGAGGTGCGGGCGGTGGACGCGGGGGAGCCGCCGCTGTGCGGCAACGCCACGGTGCAGCTCTTCGTGGTggacgagaacgacaacgcgccggcgcTGCTGGCGCCTGCCGGCGtcgggccggggcccggggccgcggTCTCGGCGGCGTCGGGGCCGGGCTCGGGGGCGTTGTGGGCGTGGGCGGCGTggggggcgccggcggggcaggtGGTGGCGAAGATCCGCGCGGTGGACGCGGACTCGGGCTACAACGCGTGGCTGCGCTACGAGCTGTGGGAGCCGCGGGGGAAGGGCCCGTTCCGCGTGGGGCTGTACAGCGGCGAGGTGAGCACGGCGCGGGCGCTGGAGGAGGCGGACGGCCCGCGGCAGAGGCTGGTGATCGTGGTGCGGGACCACGGGGAGCCGGCGCGctcggccacggccacgctgagCGTGTCGCTGGGGGAGGCCGCCgaggcggcgctggcggccgcgGGCTCGTCCTCGTCCtcgccgggggcggggctgcggccggcggcgggcacggaggccggcgcggcggcgTCGTCGTCGTCGACGAACgtgtggctggtggtggccatCTGCGCGGTGTCgagcctgttcctgctggccGTGGTGCTGTACGGGGCGTCGCGGTGGGCGCCGCGGGCGGCCGTGCTGTCGGGGCCCGGGCCGGCGACGCTGGTGTGCGCCAGCGAAGTGGGGAGCTGGTCGTACTCGCAGCGGCAGAGCCGGAGCCTGTGCGTGGCGGACGGCGCGGGCAAGAGCGACCTGATGGTTTTCAGCCCCAACTtcccggcgccgcccggccccgcggcgaagGAGACGCAGCCGGAGCCGCCCGCTCTCCCGGACACG GTTGTGGACTGCATTCCCTGCCAGTGA
- the LOC142088936 gene encoding protocadherin alpha-2-like, which yields MGVCWGPVVRVLVLQAAWALGGGQVRYSLPEEAKAGTVVGRLAQDLGLEAGEPEARRLRLVAQGRRASVEVSGASGALVVSSRLDREELCGKSAPCALRLEVLVERPLRVFHVELEVTDINDNAPLFPAARKNLSIAEFTTLPGSRFPLEGASDADVGANAQLSYTLSPSEHFGLDLQRSEEYRESLFLVLAKPLDRETMPVHRLVLTASDGGRPSLTGTMELVISVLDANDNAPQFNQSVYKVQLLESAAEGTLVARLNATDPDEGLSKEFSYSIVSSVPAGNKDLFTIDAKTGEIRLTGALDFEDVRSYEIQIEARDKGWPPLSGHCKVVVEVLDVNDNAPEVWVTSLSVPVPEDAAVGTVVALLSVSDRDSGANGRVRCAVRPAAPFGLVARLTGSYSLVLREALDRERVAEYEVEVRAEDGGAPPLRASRGLRVPVSDVNDNAPAFAQAVYTVLARENNAAGAELARLWARDPDEAGNGRVSYSVAEGGGGGVGAAAGGGWRPASSYVSVDAESGRLWALQPLDYEEVQVLQFEVRAVDAGEPPLCGNATVQLFVVDENDNAPALLAPAGVGPGPGAAGSATSGPSSGALWAWAAWGAPAGQVVAKIRAVDADSGYNAWLRYELWEPRGKGPFRVGLYSGEVSTARALEEADGPRQRLVIVVRDHGEPARSATATLSVSLGEGAEAALAAAGSSSSSPGAGLRPAAGAEAGAAAAAASSSSSTNVWLVVAICAVSSLFLLAVVLYGASRWAPRAAVLSGPGPATLVCASEVGSWSYSQRQSRSLCVADGAGKSDLMVFSPNFAAPPPGPAAKETQPEPPVLPDTVVDCIPCQ from the exons atgggcGTGTGCTGGGGGCccgtggtgcgggtgctggtgctgcaggcggcctgggcgctgggcggcgggCAGGTGCGCTACTCGTTGCCGGAGGAAGCCAAGGCCGGGACGGTGGTGGGCCGGCTGGCGCAGGACCTGGGCCTGGAGGCGGGCGAGCCGGaggcgcggcggctgcggctggtggcgcagggccggcgggcgagcgtggaggtgagcggggcgagcggggcgctGGTGGTGAGCTCgcggctggaccgggaggagctgTGCGGGAAGAGCGCGCCGTGCGCCCTGcggctggaggtgctggtggagcgGCCGCTGCGCGTCTTCCACGTGGAGCTGGAGGTCACCGACATCAACGACAACGCTCCGCTCTTCCCCGCCGCCCGGAAAAACCTCAGCATCGCGGAATTCACCACGCTGCCGGGGTCTCGTTTCCCGCTGGAGGGCGCGTCGGATGCAGATGTCGGAGCCAACGCGCAGCTCTCCTACACACTCAGCCCCAGCGAGCATTTCGGTTTGGATTTACAGCGGAGTGAAGAATACCGGGAATCCCTGTTTCTGGTACTCGCGAAACCGCTGGACCGCGAGACGATGCCCGTGCACCGTTTGGTGTTGACGGCGAGTGACGGTGGCCGGCCGTCGCTGACGGGCACGATGGAGCTGGTGATCTCGGTGCTGGACGCGAACGACAACGCGCCCCAGTTCAACCAGTCGGTGTATAAAGTGCAGCTGCTGGAGAGCGCTGCAGAGGGGACGCTGGTGGCGCGGCTGAACGCCACGGATCCGGACGAGGGTCTCAGTAAGGAGTTTTCTTACAGCATCGTCAGTTCGGTTCCTGCTGGTAACAAAGATCTCTTCACCATTGATGCGAAGACGGGCGAGATCCGACTGACGGGCGCCCTGGACTTTGAAGACGTCCGTTCATACGAGATACAAATCGAAGCGAGAGACAAAGGTTGGCCTCCGCTGTCGGGTCACTgcaaggtggtggtggaggtgctggacgtgaacgacaacgcgccggagGTGTGGGTGACGTCGCTgtcggtgccggtgccggagGACGCGGCGGTGGGGACGGTGGTGGCGCTGCTGAGCGTGTCGGACCGGGACTCGGGGGCGAACGGGCGGGTGCGCTGCGCGGTGCGGCCGGCGGCGCCGTTCGGGCTGGTGGCGAGGCTGACGGGCTCGTACTCGCTGGTGCTGCGGGAGGCGCTGGACCGGGAGCGGGTGGCGGAGTACGAGGTGGAGGTGCGGGCGGAGgacggcggggcgccgccgctgcgcgccagccgcgggctgcgggtgccggtgtcggacgtgaacgacaacgcgccggcgtTCGCGCAGGCCGTGTACACGGTGCTGGCGCGggagaacaacgcggcgggcgcggagctggCGCGGCTGTGGGCGCGGGACCCGGACGAGGCGGGCAACGGGCGCGTGAGCTACTCggtggcggagggcggcggcggcggcgtgggcgcggcggcgggcggcgggtggcGTCCGGCGTCGAGCTACGTGTCGGTGGACGCGGAGAGCGGGCGGCTGTGGGCGCTGCAGCCGTTGGACTACGAGGAGGTGCAGGTGCTACAGTTCGAGGTGCGGGCGGTGGACGCGGGGGAGCCGCCGCTGTGCGGCAACGCCACGGTGCAGCTCTTCGTGGTggacgagaacgacaacgcgccggcgcTGCTGGCGCCTGCCGGCGtcgggccggggcccggggccgcgggcTCGGCGACGTCGGGGCCGAGCTCGGGGGCGTTGTGGGCGTGGGCGGCGTggggggcgccggcggggcaggtGGTGGCGAAGATCCGCGCGGTGGACGCGGACTCGGGCTACAACGCGTGGCTGCGCTACGAGCTGTGGGAGCCGCGGGGGAAGGGCCCGTTCCGCGTGGGGCTGTACAGCGGCGAGGTGAGCACGGCGCGGGCGCTGGAGGAGGCGGACGGCCCGCGGCAGAGGCTGGTGATCGTGGTGCGGGACCACGGGGAGCCGGCGCGctcggccacggccacgctgagCGTGTCGCTGGGGGAGGGCGCCgaggcggcgctggcggccgcgGGCTCGTCCTCGTCCtcgccgggggcggggctgcggccggcggcgggcgcggaggccggcgcggcggcggcggcggcgtcgtcgtcgtcgtcgacGAACgtgtggctggtggtggccatCTGCGCGGTGTCgagcctgttcctgctggccGTGGTGCTGTACGGGGCGTCGCGGTGGGCGCCGCGGGCGGCCGTGCTGTCGGGGCCCGGGCCGGCGACGCTGGTGTGCGCCAGCGAAGTGGGGAGCTGGTCGTACTCGCAGCGGCAGAGCCGGAGCCTGTGCGTGGCGGACGGCGCGGGCAAGAGCGACCTGATGGTTTTCAGCCCCAACTtcgcggcgccgccgcccggccccgcggcgaagGAGACGCAGCCGGAGCCGCCCGTTCTCCCGGACACG GTTGTGGACTGCATTCCTTGCCAGTGA
- the LOC142088934 gene encoding protocadherin alpha-2-like, with the protein MGVCWGPVVRVLVLQAAWALGGGQVRYSVPEEAKAGTVVGRLAQDLGLEAGEPEARRLRLVAQGRRASVEVSGASGALVVSSRLDREELCGKSAPCALRLEMLVERPLRVFHVELEVTDINDNAPLFPAARKNLSLPENSPAGSRFPLEGASDADVGANAQLSYTLSPSEHFTLDVKSSDEYRKSLFLVLAQPLDRETMPVHRLVLTASDGGRPSLTGTMELVISVLDANDNAPQFNQSVYKVQLPESAAEGTLVARLNATDPDEGLSKEFSYSIVSSVPAGNKDLFTIDAKTGEIRLTGALDFEEVPLHELQVEARDKGWPPLSGHCSVELEVLDVNDNAPEVWVTSLSVPVPEDAAVGTVVALLSVSDRDSGANGRVRCAVRPAAPFGLVARLAGSYSLVLREALDRERVAEYEVEVRAEDGGAPPLRASRGLRVPVSDVNDNAPAFAQAVYTVLARENNAAGAELARLWARDPDEAGNGRVSYSVAEGGGGGVGAAAGGGWRPASSYVSVDAESGRLWALQPLDYEEVQVLQFEVRAVDAGEPPLCGNATVQLFVVDENDNAPALLAPAGVGPEPGAAVSAASGPVSGALWAWAAWGAPAGQVVAKIRAVDADSGYNAWLRYELWEPRGKGPFRVGLYSGEVSTARALEEADGPRQRLVIVVRDHGEPARSATATLSVSLGEAAEAALAAAGSSSSSPGAGLRPAAGAEAGAASSSSTNVWLVVAICAVSSLFLLAVVLYGASRWAPRAAVLSGPGPATLVCASEVGSWSYSQRQSRSLCVADGAGKSDLMVFSPNFPAPPGPAAKETQPEPPALPDTVVDCIPCQ; encoded by the exons GCTACTCGGTGCCGGAGGAAGCCAAGGCCGGGACGGTGGTGGGCCGGCTGGCGCAGGACCTGGGCCTGGAGGCGGGCGAGCCGGaggcgcggcggctgcggctggtggcgcagggccggcgggcgagcgtggaggtgagcggggcgagcggggcgctGGTGGTGAGCTCgcggctggaccgggaggagctgTGCGGGAAGAGCGCGCCGTGCGCCCTGCGGCTGGAGATGCTGGTGGAGCGGCCGCTGCGCGTCTTCCACGTGGAGCTGGAGGTCACCGACATCAACGACAACGCTCCGCTCTTCCCCGCCGCCCGGAAAAACCTGAGTTTACCGGAGAACTCCCCTGCGGGGTCTCGGTTTCCGCTGGAGGGCGCGTCGGATGCAGATGTCGGAGCCAACGCGCAGCTCTCCTACACACTCAGCCCCAGCGAGCACTTTACGCTCGATGTTAAATCCTCTGATGAATACAGGAAATCTCTATTCCTGGTGCTCGCGCAACCGCTGGACCGGGAGACGATGCCCGTGCACCGTTTGGTGTTGACGGCAAGTGACGGGGGCCGGCCGTCGCTGACGGGCACGATGGAGCTGGTGATCTCGGTGCTGGACGCGAACGACAACGCGCCCCAGTTCAACCAGTCGGTGTATAAAGTGCAGCTGCCGGAGAGCGCTGCAGAGGGGACGCTGGTGGCGCGGCTGAACGCCACGGATCCGGACGAGGGTCTCAGTAAGGAGTTTTCTTACAGCATCGTCAGTTCGGTTCCTGCTGGTAACAAAGATCTCTTCACCATTGATGCGAAGACGGGCGAGATCCGACTGACGGGCGCCCTGGACTTCGAAGAGGTCCCTTTACACGAGTTGCAAGTGGAAGCGAGAGACAAAGGTTGGCCTCCGTTGTCGGGTCACTGCAGCGtggagctggaggtgctggacgtgaacgacaacgcgccggagGTGTGGGTGACGTCGCTgtcggtgccggtgccggagGACGCGGCGGTGGGGACGGTGGTGGCGCTGCTGAGCGTGTCGGACCGGGACTCGGGGGCGAACGGGCGGGTGCGCTGCGCGGTGCGGCCGGCGGCGCCGTTCGGGCTGGTGGCGAGGCTGGCGGGGTCGTACTCGCTGGTGCTGCGGGAGGCGCTGGACCGGGAGCGGGTGGCGGAGTACGAGGTGGAGGTGCGGGCGGAGgacggcggggcgccgccgctgcgcgccagccgcgggctgcgggtgccggtgtcggacgtgaacgacaacgcgccggcgtTCGCGCAGGCCGTGTACACGGTGCTGGCGCGggagaacaacgcggcgggcgcggagctggCGCGGCTGTGGGCGCGGGACCCGGACGAGGCGGGCAACGGGCGCGTGAGCTACTCGGTGGCggagggcggtggcggcggcgtgggcgcggcggcgggcggcgggtggcGTCCGGCGTCGAGTTACGTGTCGGTGGACGCGGAGAGCGGGCGGCTGTGGGCGCTGCAGCCGTTGGACTACGAGGAGGTGCAGGTGCTGCAGTTCGAGGTGCGGGCGGTGGACGCGGGGGAGCCGCCGCTGTGCGGCAACGCCACGGTGCAGCTCTTCGTTGTggacgagaacgacaacgcgccggcgcTGCTGGCGCCTGCCGGCGTCGGGCCGGAGCCCGGGGCCGCGGTCTCGGCGGCGTCGGGGCCGGTCTCGGGGGCGTTGTGGGCGTGGGCGGCGTggggggcgccggcggggcaggtGGTGGCGAAGATCCGCGCGGTGGACGCGGACTCGGGCTACAACGCGTGGCTGCGCTACGAGCTGTGGGAGCCGCGGGGGAAGGGCCCGTTCCGCGTGGGGCTGTACAGCGGCGAGGTGAGCACGGCGCGGGCGCTGGAGGAGGCGGACGGCCCGCGGCAGAGGCTGGTGATCGTGGTGCGGGACCACGGGGAGCCGGCGCGctcggccacggccacgctgagCGTGTCGCTGGGGGAGGCCGCCgaggcggcgctggcggccgcgGGCTCGTCCTCGTCCtcgccgggggcggggctgcggccggcggcgggcgcggaggccGGCGCGGCGTCGTCGTCGTCGACGAACgtgtggctggtggtggccatCTGCGCGGTGTCGAGCCTGTTCCTGCTGGCGGTGGTGCTGTACGGGGCGTCGCGGTGGGCGCCGCGGGCGGCCGTGCTGTCGGGGCCCGGGCCGGCGACGCTGGTGTGCGCCAGCGAAGTGGGGAGCTGGTCGTACTCGCAGCGGCAGAGCCGGAGCCTGTGCGTGGCGGACGGCGCGGGCAAGAGCGACCTGATGGTTTTCAGCCCCAACTtcccggcgccgcccggccccgcggcgaagGAGACGCAGCCGGAGCCGCCCGCTCTCCCGGACACG GTTGTGGACTGCATTCCTTGCCAGTGA